In Cutaneotrichosporon cavernicola HIS019 DNA, chromosome: 1, one DNA window encodes the following:
- the VMA8 gene encoding uncharacterized protein (ATP synthase subunit D): protein MSGTGPREAIFPTRMNLTLTKGRLKGAQTGHSLLAKKRDALTTRFRQILKKVDEAKRSMGRVLQLASFSLAEVTYTAGDIGYQVQESVRKATYTVKAKQENVSGVVLPAFEGVRKEGSDFNLTGLSRGGQQIQRSRDTYVKAVGTLVELASLQTAFTILDEVIRATNRRVNAIEHVVIPRLENTIKYINSELDEMDREEFFRLKKVQGKKKRDAAQADAERAEKNAQVAESEVNKDDGIGGGLAGGADMLDADKDDDVIF from the exons atgtccgGCACCGGCCCCCGCGAGGCCATCTT TCCCACGCGCATGAACCTGACCCTCACCAAGGGTCGGCTCAAGGGTGCCCAGACCGGCCACtctctcctcgccaagaaGCGTGACGCGCTCACCACCCGTTTCCGCCAGATCCTTAagaaggtcgacgaggccaagcgtTCCATGGGCCGCGTGCTCCAGCTCGcttccttctccctcgccgaggtTACCTACACCGCCGGCGACATCGGGTACCAGGTCCAGGAGAGTGTGCGCAAGGCGACATACActgtcaaggccaagcaggAGAACGTGTCGGGTGTTGTGCTGCCCGCGTTCGAGGGTGtgcgcaaggagggcaGCG ACTTCAATCTCACGGGTCTGTCGCGTGGTGGCCAGCAGATTCAGCGCAGTCGAGACACATATGTCAAGGCGGTCGGTacccttgtcgagctcgcaTCGTTGCAGACGGCGTTTAcgatcctcgacgaggtcatccGCGCGACCAACCGCCGTGTAAATGCGatcgagcacgtcgtcaTCCCGCGCCTCGAGAACACGATCAAGTACATCAACTCGGAGCTGGACGAAATGGATCG CGAGGAGTTCTTCCGTCTCAAGAAGGTgcagggcaagaagaagcgtgACGCGGCccaggccgacgccgagcgggCGGAGAAGAATGCGCAGGTCGCCGAGTCCGAGGTGAACAAGGACGACGGGATTGGGGGCGGCTTGGCGGGTGGTGCggacatgctcgacgccgacaaggacgacgatgtCATTTTCTAG
- the DAD1 gene encoding uncharacterized protein (DASH complex subunit Dad1): MAEESFFEKEKDRLLKEIATGMEDLISTTNAYNRKMEEAYGVGREFSTVADLWGKFVADVTGHKVERPEGPGCPRNRRDDVWRGREMIMSFPSSHQPPNKA; this comes from the exons ATGGCAGAAGAGTCCTTCTTTGAGAAGGAAAAGGATCGTCTCTTGAAAGAGATCGCGACG GGCATGGAAGACCTCATCTCCACGACCAACGCGTACAACCgcaagatggaggaggcgtACGGCGTCGGGAGAGAGTTTAGCACAGTCGCCGACCTGTGGGGCAAGTTTGTTGCCGACGTCACGGGACATAAGGTGG AACGACCTGAAGGACCAGGGTGTCCCCGGAACAGGAGGGACGACGTTTGGCGCGGGCGCGAGATG atCATGTCTTTCCCCTCTTCACACCAACCCCCGAACAAAGCATAA
- a CDS encoding uncharacterized protein (Component of the microsomal membrane bound fatty acid elongation system, which produces the 26-carbon very long-chain fatty acids (VLCFA) from palmitate. Catalyzes the reduction of the 3-ketoacyl-CoA intermediate that is formed in each cycle of fatty acid elongation. VLCFAs serve as precursors for ceramide and sphingolipids), translating to MPEYHKYNIFGNEITLEVPMSTFLLAFVGALTLVTYASSLGRFLFSIAAGSGVPLTSFKAAKGTTYAIVTGCTSGIGLEFARQLAADGFGLILVGRRQSALDDLARELESAHKIRALSVVADAADPADLHAAVKRIADIARTVDTGILINNVGASHEMPVAFHETDPTEIDNIVQTNISWTLQLTRAIMPLLVARSTPGTAPKSLVMTIGSLSGRIPSPLLAAYSCTKGGLKTWNTALAAEVQSKGVVCTMVFPAFVVSNMSKIRKASLTVPTPEKFVKSTLGSIGAARGAQGRMYESTPYPAHAAMDYVVGIGGNVTENIAVGVIHSMHKDIRKRALKKKQRELAAKKE from the exons ATGCCCGAATACCACAAATACAACATCTTTGGCAACGAGATCA CCCTCGAGGTGCCGATGtcgaccttcctcctggCCTTCGTCGGCGCCCTCACGCTCGTGACCTATgcgtcgtcgctcggcCGCTTCCTCTTCTCGATTGCGGCGGGCTCCGGTGTGCCGCTCACGAGCTTCAAGGCAGCCAAGGGGACGACGTACGCGATCGTGACGGGCTGTACTTCGGGTATTGGGCTGGAGTTTGCCCGccagctcgcggccgacggCTTTGGCTTGATCCTagtcggccgccgccagaGCGCGCTTGACGACCTGGCGCGCGAACTCGAGTCGGCGCACAAGATTCGCGCCCTGTCGGTCGTCGCCGATGCCGCTGATCCCGCCGACCTGCATGCCGCCGTGAAGCGCATTGCCGACATTGCGCGTACAGTCGACACTGGGATACTTATCAACAACGTCGGCGCGAGCCACGAGATGCCCGTCGCGTTCCACGAGACCGACCCCACCGAAATCGACAACATTGTCCAGACCAATATCTCATGGACGCTGCAGCTCACCCGCGCCATTATGCCCCTTCTCGTGGCCCGCTCCACACCAGGTACCGCTCCCAAGTCGCTCGTCATGACTATCGGCTCCCTCAGTGGTCGTATCCCTTCtccgctcctcgccgcgtaCTCGTGCACAAAGGGCGGCCTCAAGACTTGGAACACTGCGCTGGCCGCCGAGGTTCAGAGCAAGGGCGTCGTTTGTACCATGGTCTTCCCGGCTTTTGTTGTTTCCAACATGTCCAAGATTCGCAAGGCGTCGCTCACGGTCCCCACGCCAGAGAAGTTTGTCAAGTCGACCCTTGGGTCTATTGGGGCTGCCCGCGGCGCTCAGGGGCGCATGTACGAGAGTACGCCTTACCCAGCGCACGCGGCCATGGATTATGTCGTCGGTATCGGAGGTAACGTTACCGAGAACATTGCGGTCGGCGTCATCCACTCGATGCACAAGGACATCCGCAAGCGCGCcctcaagaagaagcagcgcgagctcgcagCCAAAAAGGAGTAA
- a CDS encoding uncharacterized protein (PRELI-like family), with protein sequence MVQFYRKTHTYPEPPPTPLLAFFLRYPNPFARHVLSVDVLERTVDPSTGRIKTVRLILKRGIVPQWASKFLPVAKASGGRGLDAWVLEESVVDPPGWGKDPEEALAAGPPTHHVGSEMLASYREQPRLRVWQANLSFKKFMHVIEGGELCAGPDGSTMHHTTAEVRSQFGGSWSQILRDKIESYGIGKFEGNTEHSRKGMSLILGLLRRREMANGSIDTSKLKPEDAP encoded by the exons ATGGTCCAGTTTTACCGCAAGACTCATACCTA TCCCGAACCTCCCCCAAcacccctcctcgccttctTCCTGCGTTATCCAAACCCGTTCGCACGGCACGTCCTATCagtcgacgtcctcgaacgAACAGTAGACCCGAGCACGGGGCGCATCAAGACTGTCCGCCTAATCCTCAAGCGCGGGATTGTACCCCAATGGGCGTCCAAGTTCCTCCCCGTCGCCAAGGCCTCTGGCGGACGAGGCCTCGACGCCTGGGTGCTGGAAGagagcgtcgtcgacccACCCGGATGGGGGAAAGATCCGGAGGAAGCCTTGGCAGCTGGACCGCCCACACACCATGTGGGCAGCGAGATGCTGGCGTCGTACAGGGAGCAGCCGCGCTTGCGGGTGTGGCAAGCGAATCTGAGCTTCAAAAAGTTCATGCATGTCATCGAAGGGGGTGAGCTGTGTGCTGGCCCCGATGG ATCAACAATGCATCACACTACCGCTGAGGTGCGGTCGCAGTTCGGCGGATCGTGGTCCCAGATTCTGCGGGACAAGATTGAGTCCTATGGCATTGGCAAGTTTGAAGGCAACACTGAACAT TCGCGTAAGGGCATGtctctcatcctcggcctACTTCGCCGGCGTGAGATGGCCAACGGATCAATCGACAcgtccaagctcaagcccgaggacgCACCATAA
- the CDC25 gene encoding uncharacterized protein (Guanine nucleotide exchange factor for Ras-like GTPases; N-terminal motif), with product MPTDSRISATSVLSPPSSGIDALGILDLGSSNPGSASASGASGGTNAHHLASQTSSSSSGSTFHGDPLRGHPAAAYQYRQPNRNPYPQSYRGEYSSTADADLSAEALGLPPDTEISRIGEGESYRVRAVYDFDATDESALSFRAGDVIEVLTMLPSGWWDGMLGANRGWFPSNYVEDYYDDDDDSRYGDYVEMAPDGSIQIRNGSTVADLLGVDDSLATGWGGRDWVGSSSSLDDLLALERMDEQNAHHLHRRRTDSLASRASQSSRSTGRVGPAAITAGARRSGDDDHSHDNPDETLQQASLARGHRDAWVPTLTADGQVYYHNTTTGEDVWYIPEGVDELGMSRPASQASSQPRDGPGHGRVHPLNLDSRDLRGHSSYDPAARLAAAALSSADDFRVPATRQAPLPYPWLARLTDDGRSWYYINQVTGEMSHEPPPQTPTTAATTESGQDGTASPRRPSVSTVASTTLSVARPPRRSSLRHSQLDLENRIHSALAALYHTPPQSMLNAHIDKLRNSINNLYEAAMTGADVQTEKDEALQAHVGMQQALAKDFTACVALNECERFVVDATRDLFLALGYVGPSVPSPRGQDSGIADDPPRPQWCTDMSLIGVLGLIASTVRVATEGSRDSATSRIPWDNVMRAAAKMRATLEAFPAIVHMDQAERESTVGRQLVAWFGAEHVGDFMSGRFGFGAPTDILLRALDQAAVVEVQKLKAEVDAALRAATAQTGGAVFDLIRSSSYFRDAVARIDVAIVIDLDGDKDNTNEAQQPEDARHYTELVSRARSSLRDLDDACMSLDTAAADVFLNIDEPGSLSSRELVGQGVSTVFRTLSALLVVAQQQAATVEQGVVKGSIGGRSPAKTLAATHTHTRGPSVTSMESPSHTRVQPQHQRNASGGSTESRATRATGGSAEQEFLDSDDRRSITDKASKRLSRQSQPSASASQSSLVKPHGPSSSKTSLGEQPDSEAGSMRGSNRSSILKAVPSFLRAGRSDSVSQGKPSKKYPRIKEDRSSMILTSPPPAPMSVPPAAAMRAAPPWYLSSDYPPGDIVFDEEKGTVKAGTIRALIERLTPHTSSDTAFFQAFLLTYRSFVSTDDLVELLLERYHVEPPPDLTEEQMKEWRMRKQTPIRLRVANTLKTWLEHHYIEEQDRKALDVVEDFATTTLMANGSELLSKQLLQLVDRRRRGEATAKSRIVMGGPVPQPPIQPRIVPGKPLTLLDIQPLELARQLTILESGHFVKIRPPEFLNKTWQKDDSDMTAPNLSKAISSSNALSLLIQKIILQTKDVKQRAAMIKHLVRTCVECKDLNNFSSMSAVCAGLVASSVQRLRKSWEPQSDKTMRDFAMLEELMSSTRNFQKHKEMLKTINPPCVPFLGFYLSMLVFIEDGNRDFVPPPVLDANGNVIRTAGMGRTTSMTSAMTRAGSTSSGLDGAFGRSGSIAPSMTSISTTASNGVAPSSSSTLVASTSSATSNGGEKDKPMLINFFKRGLTAEILREIQQYQAQPYNLALCKPVMDFIEEQIAGVTESVDELYEISLVTEPKERSQVLADERAMTALGMGRI from the exons ATGCCGACTGACTCGCGCATCTCCGCGACTTCGGTCCTATCGCCACCGTCGTCTGGCATCGACGCATTGGGGATCCTCGACTTGGGCTCATCAAATCCCGGAAGCGCCAGTGCCAGTGGGGCGTCGGGCGGGACCAACGCGCACCATCTCGCATCGCAaacctcgtcctcaagcTCTGGCTCGACCTTTCACGGCGACCCACTCCGCGGTCACCCCGCCGCAGCCTACCAGTACCGCCAACCCAACCGGAACCCTTACCCTCAATCGTATCGGGGGGAATATAGCTCGACGGCAGACGCAGATCTTTCCGCAGAAGCACTAGGGTTGCCGCCGGACACCGAGATCTCCCGTATCGGCGAAGGGGAAAGCTAccgcgtgcgcgccgtgTACGACTTTGACGCGACAGACGAGTCAGCCCTCAGCTTTCGAGCAGGCGACGTAATAGAGGTCCTCACTATGCTCCCCTCAGGATGGTGGGACGGCATGCTCGGCGCAAACCGCGGCTGGTTCCCAAGCAATTATGTCGAGGACTAttacgacgacgacgacgacagccgCTACGGTGATTACGTCGAGATGGCACCAGACGGCAGTATACAGATCCGCAACGGCTCCACTGTTGCGGACCTTCTCGGGGTCGACGACAGCCTCGCCACTGGCTGGGGTGGGCGCGACTGGGTTGGTTCATCAAGCTcactcgacgacctcctgGCACTCGAAAGGATGGACGAGCAGAATGCTCATCACCTCCACCGTCGTCGCACCGATAGCCTCGCTAGCCGCGCAAGCCAGTCTAGTCGA AGCACGGGCCGCGTGGGGCCAGCAGCAATCACTGCGGGGGCTCGTCGCAGCGGAGATGACGATCATAGTCACGACAACCCAGACGAAACGTTGCAACAGGCATCACTTGCCCGGGGCCACCGTGACGCGTGGGTCCCGACCCTCACAGCAGACGGTCAG GTCTATTACCACAACACGACCACAGGCGAAGACGTGTGGTACATCCCCGAAGGCGTGGATGAATTGGGCATGTCACGTCCAGCCAGTCAGGCAAGTAGCCAACCCCGAGACGGTCCAGGACATGGTCGTGTCCAccccctcaacctcgatTCCCGAGACCTTCGCGGCCATTCTTCCTACGACCCCGCTGCCCGTTTGGCCGCTGCAGCACTGTCCTCGGCCGACGACTTTCGTGTACCCGCGACGCGCCAAGCACCTCTCCCTTATCCCTGGCTCGCTCGGCtcaccgacgacggccgCAGTTGGTACTATATCAACCAGGTTACGGGCGAGATGAGTCACGAGCCCCCACCTCAGACACCAACCACTGCGGCGACCACAGAGAGTGGGCAGGATGGGacggcctcgccgcgccggccAAGCGTCAGCACCGTCGCGTCCACAACCTTGTCTGTCGCGCGCCCACCACGACGCTCGTCGCTGCGCCACTCGCAGCTCGACTTGGAGAACCGGATACACTCTGCGCTTGCGGCCCTCTATCACACCCCACCGCAGTCGATGCTCAACGCCCACATAGACAAGCTAAGGAACAGCATCAACAACCTATACGAGGCCGCAATGACGGGCGCCGACGTGCAGACGGAAAAGGACGAGGCATTGCAAGCGCATGTTGGAATGCAGCAGGCGTTGGCAAAGGACTTTACGGCGTGCGTCGCCCTCAATGAGTGCGAGCGCTTTGTCGTGGACGCAACACGagacctcttcctcgctctcggctACGTTGGGCCCTCAGTCCCGTCacctcgagggcaagatTCGGGGATCGCGGACGACCCACCACGCCCACAATGGTGTACCGACATGTCTCTGATTGGCGTCCTTGGATTAATCGCGAGCACGGTGCGCGTCGCCACCGAGGGCAGTCGCGACAGTGCCACCTCGCGCATACCGTGGGACAACGTCATGCGTGCCGCAGCCAAGATGCGCGCGACGTTGGAAGCTTTCCCGGCTATCGTACATATGGACCAGGCCGAACGCGAATCGACTGTGGGACGACAGCTGGTGGCGTGGTTTGGTGCGGAGCACGTTGGAGACTTCATGTCGGGTCGTTTCGGCTTCGGCGCGCCAACCGATATTCTGCTTCGAGCCTTGGACCAGGCAGCCGTTGTGGAAGTGCAaaagctcaaggccgaggtggacgcCGCATTGCGAGCGGCAACGGCGCAGACGGGCGGCGCCGTGTTCGACCTGATCCGGTCATCGTCATATTTCCGTGACGCGGTCGCGCGCATCGACGTTGCGATTgtcatcgacctcgacggcgacaaggacaaCACCAACGAGGCACAGCAAcccgaggacgcgcgacATTACACTGAGCTCGTGtcacgcgcgcgctcgtcgctgcGGGACCTGGACGACGCGTGCATGTCGCTCGACACTGCTGCGGCTGACGTCTTCCTCAATATTGATGAACCCGGGTCTCTGTCATCCCGCGAGCTGGTCGGGCAGGGCGTCAGCACTGTGTTCCGCACACTCTCTGCGCTCCTCGTTGtggcgcagcagcaggcaGCGACGGTCGAGCAGGGAGTTGTCAAGGGGTCGATAGGTGGCCGCTCACCAGCAAAGACGCTCGCTGCCACCCACACACACACCCGCGGGCCGTCGGTGACGTCGATGGAGTCGCCGTCGCACACCCGCGTACAGCCTCAGCACCAACGAAACGCATCGGGCGGATCGACCGAGAGCCGGGCCACGCGCGCCACGGGTGGGTCAGCAGAGCAGGAGTtcctcgacagcgacgaccGCCGCTCAATCACTGACAAGGCGAGCAAGAGGCTGTCTCGGCAGTCGCAaccgtcggcgtcggcttCGCAATCGAGCTTAGTCAAGCCGCACGGGCCGTCGTCAAGCAAGAcgtcgctcggcgagcagcCAGACTCCGAGGCGGGAAGCATGCGCGGCTCGAACCGTTCGTCGATCCTCAAGGCCGTGCCATCCTTCTTGCGCGCCGGCCGCTCCGACTCGGTCAGCCAGGGCAAACCGTCCAAGAAGTACCCGCGAATCAAGGAGGACCGCTCGTCGATGATACtcacgtcgccgccgcctgcgcccaTGAGCGTaccgccagccgccgccatgcGCGCCGCACCACCATGGTACCTCTCGTCCGACTACCCACCAGGTGACATCGTgttcgacgaggagaagggcaCCGTCAAAGCAGGCACGATTCGCGCCCTTATCGAGCGTCTTACACCACACACCAGCTCCGACACGGCGTTTTTCCAGGCATTCCTGCTCACGTACCGCTCGTTCGTGTCGACTGACGACCTCGTGGAATTGCTTCTCGAGCGCTACCACGTCGAACCGCCCCCCGACCTCACTGAGGAGCAGATGAAGGAGTGGAGGATGAGAAAACAAACGCCGATTAGGCTACG TGTCGCCAACACTCTCAAAACGTGGCTCGAGCATCATTAcatcgaggagcaggaCCGTAAGGCactcgacgtcgttgaGGACTTtgcgacgacgacgctcaTGGCGAACGGGAGCGAGTTGTTATCCAAGCAGCTTCTTCAACTCGTCGACCGAAGG CGACGTGGGGAGGCGACTGCCAAGAGCCGTATTGTCATGGGCGGACCAGTGCCTCAGCCTCCAATCCAGCCTCGCATCGTGCCGGGCAAGCCGCTGACGTTGCTCGACATCCAgccgctcgagctcgctcgGCAGCTGACCATCCTCGAGTCTGGCCATTTCGTGAAAATCAGACCACCAGAGTTCCTCAACAAGACGTGGCAGAaggacgactcggacatgACGGCGCCAAATCTCAGCAAGGCAATCAGCTCTTCGAATGcgctctcgctcctcatccaGAAGATCATCCTACAGACCAAGGATGTCAAGCAACGCGCTGCCATGATCAAGCATCTTGTGCGCACCTGCGTCGAGTGCAAGGACCTGAACAACTTTTCGTCCATGTCCGCGGTGTGTGCAGGCCTCGTGGCCAGCTCGGTCCAACGTCTGCGCAAGTCTTGGGAGCCCCAGAGCGACAAGACAATGCGGGACTTCGCAatgctcgaggagctgatgagctcgacgcgcaaCTTCCAGAAGCACAAGGAGATGCTCAAGACGATCAACCCACCGTGCGTACCCTTCCTGGGCTTCTACCTCTCCATGCTCGTGTTCATCGAGGACGGAAACCGGGACTTTGTCCCTCCGCCCGTTCTCGACGCGAATGGGAATGTCATACGCACGGCAGGTAtggggaggacgacgagcatgACATCTGCAATGACGCGGGCTGGATCCACATCATCAGGACTGGATGGCGCGTTCGGGCGCAGCGGCAGCATTGCGCCGAGCATGACGAGCatctcgacgacggcgtcgaaCGGCGTAGCTCcaagcagcagcagcacgcTGGTTGCGTCAACAagcagcgcgacgagcaacggcggcgagaaAGACAAGCCGATGCTGATCAACTTCTTCAAGCGCGGACTTACGGCTGAGATCCTCCGTGAGATTCAGCAGTACCAGGCGCAGCCGTACAACCTGGCGCTGTGCAAGCCCGTCATGGACTTCATCGAGGAGCAGATTGCCGGCGTGACAGAGAGCGTCGACGAACTGTACGAGATCTCCCTCGTGACCGAACCCAAGGAACGGTCCCAGGTGCTCgcggacgagcgcgcgatGACCGCCCTTGGCATGGGGAGGATATAG
- a CDS encoding uncharacterized protein (to Saccharomyces cerevisiae BNI4 (YNL233W)), producing the protein MAATLMQPPVHRHSMDHTPSFDHARSSPSAPFATSSFERGPSPSTSTSTSNIQAPRSRTGSSNLASPSPSSSAPSPSAPSPVPPGAAYPQHYQHFPPPPHHFPQHWPQGAAHPGAGFYAPPYGAFPGATGYQQQAPSDFAAWAHVYQRMVASGHMPGPGVMPTHYSQDVDDYGPPMADPPRRRTASGPNTSVNATVIPGKGAVFQPQPFHPYKRGPIPNRGHRNDGAPGASMNSTTSGGSGIRMTSNPVPGQARGTPPPSDEHRRNLSSDSAQLRSGGLSAVGADVDFAPPKLRTDDRRNSSSSHGSGRSGSASPTTHSQHNPSGTSSPTTHARSRSTSGSSSPLTTGTIATNATNAARPSPLSQAQQLPAGAAPLDQKKSGAKGRFKPSLASNPAKDKSAPPSQVQPTPSRAEQSNTSRLPRANGSVPLAPPSAPFANAQAMGSDVSLAETQRTAQTIASVATGATGKSRRGLFRMRNKSSDNISLSSTVSSASMMIRKMGSLGKLARRNSLMGISKIFKDKPKDEDAALPEKQGILGFKKKSGKKSEASPAAVSHAYAELDRDLDRLSEEHDRILSGLSPAAALARQHTVKSRAEQAKKTAEKKATLEGEAALQKELEAAEMGRTTGVSTWDSNTTTRANQPTYAAAAADAASVPMGPTNVLKVMPRQPHVVHHAFAVNQPDYDSDDSSEGDTIENVASDLRLASISDPADRDFEALWGKASIDPNARPKKGILKICVSNEDLEKLASQHQQQQQQKAQSAPTTPPMQPEAHPGRTLDLASPNPERIDGNAHAPHAEDPKFDIDFSSFDTSPDLDLKPPVIYKNPIHNSSVPGISRSDGIDPHARAMSAPSRRRLIWAPECAVYSTYDALTYDRRSEPATCNRLTPELAMAIKQELNAFKLEMPVHPSSRIYTHYFA; encoded by the exons ATGGCAGCAACGCTCATGCAACCACCGGTCCACCGTCACTCTATGGACCACACGCCGTCGTTTGACCACGCGCGATCGTCGCCCTCTGCACCCTTCGCCACCTCGAGCTTTGAGCGTGGCCCCTCTCCAAGCACCAGCACTAGCACCAGTAACATTCAGGCACCCCGCTCGCGCACAGGCTCATCCAACCTGGCTTCCCCTAGCccttcttcctccgcaccatcaccatctGCACCATCACCTGTCCCTCCAGGCGCCGCCTATCCCCAACACTATCAACAtttccctcctcctcctcatcacttTCCCCAACACTGGCCACAAGGTGCTGCGCATCCCGGTGCTGGCTTTTACGCACCACCTTACGGCGCCTTCCCCGGCGCAACGGGGTACCAGCAACAGGCCCCTTCCGACTTTGCCGCCTGGGCTCACGTGTACCAGCGAATGGTTGCAAGCGGTCACATGCCTGGGCCCGGAGTCATGCCCACCCACTACAGccaggacgtcgacgactaTGGACCACCCATGGCCGACCCTCCACGTCGGCGCACAGCGTCCGGCCCCAACACGTCAGTGAACGCAACTGTCATCCCTGGCAAGGGAGCTGTCTTCCAGCCTCAACCCTTTCACCCTTACAAGCGAGGGCCCATCCCGAACAGAGGCCATCGCAACGACGGGGCGCCCGGTGCAAGCATGAACAGCACCACGAGCGGCGGTAGCGGCATTCGCATGACCTCGAACCCCGTTCCAGGGCAGGCGCGAGGAACACCGCCTCCGTCGGACGAACACCGCCGCAACTTGAGCTCGGACAGTGCACAATTGCGCAGTGGTGGTCTCTCTGCCGTTGGAGCTGACGTCGACTTTGCCCCTCCGAAGCTTCGCACCGACGACAGGCGAaactcgtcgagctctCACGGTAGCGGGCGCTCTGGGTCTGCGTCCCCGACCACCCACAGCCAACACAACCCGTCTggcacctcgtcgcccacTACGCAcgcacgctcgcgctcgacctctgGCTCGTCTAGCCCCCTCACCACTGGCACGATCGCTACCAACGCCACCAACGCTGCGCGCCCCTCGCCTCTATCCCAGGCCCAACAGCTGCCAGCTGGCGCTGCGCCGCTTGACCAAAAGAAGAGCGGTGCAAAGGGTCGTTTCAAGCCTTCCCTGGCGTCGAACCCGGCCAAGGACAAGTCGGCTCCTCCATCACAGGTGCAGCCCACCCCATCGAGAGCCGAGCAGTCGAATACCTCACGCTTGCCTAGAGCCAATGGCAGTGTCCCCCTCGCCCCTCCCTCGGCCCCCTTTGCCAACGCGCAGGCCATGGGCTCGGACGTAAGCCTCGCGGAGACTCAGCGCACGGCGCAGACCATTGCATCGGTCGCCACTGGCGCCACTGGCAAGTCGCGCAGAGGCTTGTTCCGCATGCGGAACAAGTCGTCGGACAACATCTCGCTATCGTCTACCGTTTCATCGGCGTCAATGATGATCCGCAAGATGGgcagcctcggcaagctcgcACGCCGGAACAGCCTCATGGGCATCTCCAAGATCTTCAAGGATAAGCCaaaggacgaggacgctgCGCTTCCAGAGAAGCAGGGTATTCTCGGTttcaagaagaagagcggCAAGAAATCGGAGGCGTCGCCTGCAGCAGTCTCGCACGCGTACGCCGAACTTGACCGGGACCTAGACAGGCTCTCGGAGGAGCACGACCGCATATTATCTGGACTGTCGCCTGCTGCCGCGCTCGCACGTCAACACACTGTCAagtcgcgcgccgagcaggccaagaagaccgctgagaagaaggcgacgctcgagggcgaggcggctcttcagaaggagctcgaggcggccgagatggGCAGAACCACTGGCGTATCGACTTGGGACTCGAACACGACGACAAGAGCCAATCAGCCCACGTACGCTGCGGCTGCAGCCGATGCCGCGTCGGTTCCGATGGGCCCGACCAACGTCCTCAAGGTAATGCCACGCCAGCCCCACGTCGTCCACCACGCGTTCGCTGTCAACCAGCCCGACTATGACAGCGACGACTCGTCGGAGGGTGACACGATCGAGAATGTCGCTTCCGACCTTAGACtcgcctcgatctcggaCCCTGCGGACCGTGACTTTGAGGCTTTGTGGGGAAAGGCGTCAATTGACCCCAACGCGCGGCCCAAGAAGGGCATTCTCAAGA TCTGCGTTTCAAACGAGGACCTTGAGAAGCTCGCTAGCCAGCATCAacaacagcagcagcaaaAGGCGCAGTCGGCTCCGACCACGCCGCCCATGCAGCCCGAGGCGCACCCCGGGCGCACGCTCGACCTGGCTTCGCCCAACCCAGAGCGCATTGATGGGAACGCCCACGCGCCGCACGCCGAGGATCCCAAGTTTGACATAGATTTCTCGTCGTTCGACACTAGCCCGGACCTTGACCTCAAGCCACCCGTCATCTACAAGAACCCTATCCACAACTCGTCGGTTCCTGGCATCTCGCGGTCGGACGGTATCGACccgcacgcgcgcgcgatgTCTGCCccgtctcgccgtcgcctcaTCTGGGCGCCCGAGTGCGCCGTCTACAGCACGTACGACGCGCTCACGTATGACCGTCGCTCCGAGCCCGCGACCTGCAACC gcctCACGCCTGAGTTGGCAATGGCGATCAAGCAGGAGCTGAACGCGTTTAAACTCGAGATGCCCGTCCACCCCTCGTCGAGGATATACACGCACTACTTTGCATGA